From the genome of Vulgatibacter sp.:
CGCCCGGACGCTACCAGAGCGACCCCAGAGCTGCACGCTGGAAGACAGTTCGACGACCGCTAGGCCCGGTCCTCCTCGAGGTACCTTCGGGCTAGTTGAACGAAATCGGCCTCGGTGAGGATTCCCACCAGCCGGCGCTGATCGTCGACCACCGGGAGGCAGCCGAGCTTCCTGTCGAGGATGAGCTTGCAGGCTCCGAGCGCGGTCTCGTCCGGACCGACGGTGACCACCTCCCGCGCCATGCACTCCCGCACCGGGATCGCCCGCTTGATCGACGCCTCCTCGGAACGGGAGAGCCCCGCCAGCGAGGAGACGCTGGCCCGGAGCATGTCGCGGTGGCTCACCAGCCCCACGAGCGTTCCGCCCCGGACCACCGGCAGGTGCCGGATCCGTCCGAGGCGCATCACGTCGTCGGCGAGCAGCAGGCTCTCGTCCACATCGAGCGTGACCACGTCCCGCGTCATCAGATCCCGCACCCGCGTCACCATGGCGACCTCCCGGCTCCCCACCCCTGGAAGCCCGACCACGGCTATCGCAAGGTCCGTGCCCGGGCGCCAATGGGCCCGCCGGCGCGATCAGCCGGGGCTCGAGACGCAAATGCTGCGCGACGCGCAAGCGCCGGTGCAGGAGGTGCGCCCGCCTCTCCCTGCAAACCACCGGAGAGGCGGGAAAGCGGCAGTGGCACGACTCGCGCAGTACCTCCATCCGCGCCACCCGGCGCAGAAGCGGAGGGACCGATGATCCAGCACATTCTCGTTGCCGTGGACGGCTCCGACGGCTCGAAGCGGGCCGTCGGCCTCGCCAGGGAGCTCGCGACGGCGCTCCAGGCCCGCGTCACGCTGCTCCACGTGATCGAGCCACCGGCCAGCTTTCCCATCGAGGCCTACGGCCTGAACCGCAACCAGGTCTACGACGTGCAGCTCCAGGGCGCCCGGGCGCTCCTCGCCGCGATCGCCGCCGAGATGCCCGGCCGTGTCGATCAGGTGGTCGATTCCGGCTCGCCGGCGGAGACGATCTGCGCCCAGTCCGAGGAGCGGGACGCGGACCTCGTGCTCCTGGGATCGCGGGGCATGGGCACGATGGGCCGCTGGCTCCTCGGGTCGGTGAGCGACCGCGTCGTCCACCTGAGCAAGCGGCCCGTCACGGTGGTCCGCTAGGAGGCTGCCATGCGACGCGCGATCCTGCCGGCTCTCTCGCTCCTCCTCCTCCTCGGCGCTGCGCCGCAGGTGCCGGAGAAGCAGCAGCACGATGCGCCGCGGATGCGCCAGCCGGCGCACCTGCCTGCAGGGGCGCGGATGCTCCTGCTCGAGCGCATGGGCAACCACCGCGTCGACATGACCCGTCTCAACTTCGCGGTGCTCTTCCTCGAACACGAGACGGCGGAGCGGCTCGCCCGCCGCATCGCCGCGGAGCCCCGCCTCGCGGAGCCGGTGGGCGACGGGGGCGCCGAACTCAACAGCCTCGTGCCGCCGCGCTTCTTCGAGCTGCAGGACGAGCTGAAGGAGCGCGCGCTCCAGCTGGCGGACGCTGCAGCCCGGGGAAACGACGGCGCGATCGCCAAGGCCTACGGCTCGCTCACCGAGACCTGCGTGCGCTGCCACGCTGCCTATCTCGACGAGCGGCCCTGAACGAAACGGGGGAAAGAAGCCATGGACGCGAACCTGGTCATCGAAGAGAAGTCGCCGATCCGCGTCGCCGTGGTCGGCGGCGGCGTGGGCGGCACGCTGGTCGCCAACCTGATCGGCAGGCGCCTCGGGGAGCGCGCCGCGGTGGAGCTGGTGACCGCCTCGCCCTGGCACGTCTACGAACCGGGGCTCCTCTACGTTCCCTTCGACGATCTCCAGCAGGTCGACGTGCAGCGGCCGATCCGGGATCTGCTCCGGCCCGAGGTCTCCCTGGTGGAGGAGCCGGCGGTGGCGATCGACGTCGCCGGGAAGCGGCTGCGGATGCGCAGCGGCCTCGATCTCTCCTGGGACTACCTCGTCCTCGCCACCGGCACCGAGTTCGCGGCGGAACGGCTGCCCGGATCGGCGCAAGGCGCCCACCATTTCTTCACCGTGGAGGCGGCGGAGAAGCTGCACGACGCGCTCTTCCGCTTCACCGGCGGACGGATCGTGGTCGCGGCAGCGGAGCTTCCCCACAAACATCCGCAGGCGTTGCTCGAGTTCGCCTTCCTGCTCTCCGACTATTGCGAGCGCAACGGCCTCGCCGGCCGCACGGAGATCGTCTTCTCCTCGCCTGCGGATCGCTGCTTCTGGGAGCCCGCCCTCGCGCGCATCGCCGAGAAGCGCTTCGAGGAGCGCGGGATCCGTTTCGAGCCGCGGCTCTCCCCTGCTGCGGTGCTGCCCGACGCGAAGCTCCTCGTCGCCCGCGGCGGCAGGGAGATCCCCTACGATCTGCTGGTGATGGCGCCGCCGCAGCGCGGCGTGGAGCTGGTGCGCCGCTCGGGCCTCGGCAACACCGACGGCTGGCTGCCCACCGATCCGGAGACGCTGCGCCTCCGCGGCGTGCGGGACGTCTGGGTGCTGGGCGATTGCTCGGATCTCGCCGTCTCCCGCGCGCCCAGTGCGGCGGATCACCAGGCGCGGGTGGTGGCGGAGGCGATCGCCGCCGACTACGAAGGCAGGTCGCCCCGGCGCAGCCTCGCGGTCTACGACGGCAGCGTGCAGTTCTTCGTGGAGATGGGCGACGGGCAGGCCGCCTTCCTCGACGCCGATTACGAGCACCCCGCGTCGGTGCAGGAACCGTCGAAGGCCATTGCGGCGGGCAGGCGTGCCTTCGATCGCGCCTATTGGCAGCTGATCCCGACAGGGCTGGCGTGAGGCGGTAGCCCTCCTGCCGAGCTTTCGGACGACGAGCGCCACCAGGACGGTGGCGCTCGCATTTTCGGCAGCAGGGCGGGCCGCTCCTTGCTGAATCCTTCGAGCCGGCGGTGGCTCCCATCAATCGACGGCTTGTATCTTGCCCACTCGGCCCCGCTGACGCGGGACCGAGCGGACAAGAGGCGCGCTTCGCGCGCAAATTGCTTTGCGTTGGAGCGCCCCACTGGGCGCTCAGCCCGAAGACCTCCGAGGAGCACGAGAACGATGGCGAAGAAGATCGTGGTGGTTGGCGGTGTGGCTGCAGGAGCGAGCGCGGCGGCGAAGGCACGCCGTGACGACGAGCACGCGGAGATCGTCGTGCTGGAGAAGGGGCCCTATGTCTCCTTCGCCAACTGCGGCCTGCCCTATTTCGTCAGCGGGGAGATCGAGGGCCGCGACGAGCTCCTCCTCCAGACGCCCGAGTCGCTGCGGAGCCGGATGGCGCTGGACGTGCGCGTCCACCACGAGGCGGTGGCGGTGCACGCGGATCGCCGCGAGGTGGAGGTGGTCGACCACGCCAGCGGCACCCGGCAGACCATCGGCTACGACGAGCTCGTCCTCGCCCCCGGCGCGCGGCCGATCGTGCCGCCGCTCCCGGGCGTGAAGAGCACGAACGTCCACCTCCTCCGCACCGTGCCCGACGCCGACGCGCTCCGCGCCGCCCTCGACGCAGGCGCCCGCCGCGCGGTGGTGATCGGCGGCGGCTTCATCGGCCTCGAGGCTGCCGAGGGGCTGCGCCACCGTGGCCTCGAGGTGACGCTGGTGGAGAAGGCGCCGCAGGTGCTGCCTCCCGTGGATCCGGAGATGGCCGCGCCCGTCGCCGACGAGCTCGTCCGCCTCGGCATCGATCTGCGCCTCGGCGTCGGCGCCACCCGCTTCGTCACCGCGGGCGATCGCGCCATCGCGGCGGAACTCGAGGACGGCAGCCTGATCGAAGCGGACCTCTTCCTGCTCTCGATCGGCGTGCGCCCCAACGTGGAGCTCGCCGTCGCGGCGGGCTGCGCGCTCGGCCCCACCGGCGCGATCGCCGTGGACGAGCGGATGGCCACGAGCGTGCCAGGCATCTGGGCAGCAGGCGATGCGGTGGAGATGCGCCACCTGGTCGGCGATGCGCCGGTCTGGATCGCGCTGGCTGGCCCCGCGAACCGGCAGGGCCGCGTGGCCGGCGCCAACACGGTGGGCGGCGACTTGCGCTTCCGCGGCGCCCTCGGCACCGCGATCGTGCGGGTGGGCAGGCTCACCGCCGCGAGCACGGGCCTGAGCGAAAAGGCCTGCGCCCGCGGCGGAATCGAGTGCCGCGTCACCTGGAACCGGCACGGGCACCACGCCGGCTACTTCCCCGGTGCGCAGCCGCTCACCCTGAAGCTGGTCAGCGACAAGAAGACCGGCCGCCTCCTCGGCGCGCAGGCCGTCGGCGCCGAGGGCGTCGACAAGCGGATCGACGTGGTGGCCACCGCGCTCCACGGCGGCCTCTCGGTCGCCGACCTGGAGGATCTCGACCTCGCCTACGCCCCGCCCTTCGGCGCTGCGCGCGATCCGATCCACCAGGCGGCGATGACCCACCACAACCTGCAGAAGGGCGTGCTCTCGGGCCTCACGCCATCCGAGGCGCTCGAACGGCTCCACGCGCTCCAGGTGGTCGACGTCCGCAACCCCGGCGAGCGTGCCGGCGGCATGCTCGCCGGCGCCATCGGCATCCCGCTCACCGAGCTGCGCGAGCGGATCGGCGAGCTCGAGCCGGCGAAGGAGACGCTGGTCTACTGCGCCGGCGGCCAGCGCAGCGCGTTCGCCGCCCGCGTCCTCCGGCAGCGGGGCTTCGCGCAGGTGCACACGCTGGTCGGCGGCTGGGCGGCATACGGCATGTTCGAAGCGGCGCGGATGCACGCGGCGCCGCGAGCGCCTGCTGCAGCGGCGAGCTGATAGACACGCAGGCGCACGACGATGAGAAGGCCCCGTCGGCAGCAGCTGGCGGGGCCTTTCTCTCGCGCTCCGGCTCAGCGGCGGTCGCCCTTCCGCTCCTCGGTGCCCGACTCGCCGGCTCCGGCGGGCCTGGGCCGGACCTGCGCCTGCTCCTCCGCGTGGCGGTGCACCCGGCGTGTCGCGCGCGCTTCGTCCTTCGCCGGCATGGGCCCGCCGACGGTCGGCTCCGGCTTCCTCTCGTCACCCATCGATTCCTCCCGTTCGAAGCTCTGCCCACGAACGGTAGGCACGACAGCCGGCAGGAACGACGAAGCCGCCGAAGCGGAACCGCCGGCGGCTTCGTCGCAAGGCGGGCGCCCGCGCTACGGGTGCTCGTCGCGCGTGTCGGCGGACCGAACCCCGTACTCCTTGAGCCGGTACTGGATGGTGCGGACGCTGATCCCGAGGATCTCCGCCGCGCGGCTGGTGGAGCCGTCGACCACCTCGAGGGTGCGCAGGATCGCTTCCTTCTCGATCTCTGCCAGGGTGGCGCCGGGGATGAGCTGCCGGGCGCCGTCGCGGCGCACCTCCGCCACCGCGGGCGGCAGGTGCGAGGGGAGGAGCTCGCCGTCCGGCGAGAGGACCACCGCGCGCTCGATCGCGTTCTCGAGCTCGCGGACGTTGCCCGGCCAGTCGTAGGCGAGCACCGCCTGGAAGGCCTCGCGGCTCATCCTGGCGCCGGGCTTCTCGTAGAGCGCGCCGTACTTCCGCACGAAATGATCGACGAGGGCCGGCAGGTCGGTCTTGCGTCGGCGCAGCGGCGGCATCTCGATCTGCACCACGTTGAGCCGGTAGTAGAGATCCTCGCGGAAGCGCCCCGCCTTCACCTCAGCGAGCAGATCCTTGTTGGTCGCGGCGACCACGCGCACGTCGACCTTGATCGTCTTCGTCCCGCCCACCCGATCGAACTCGCGGTTCTGGAGGAAGCGGAGGAGCTTCACCTGCACCGGCGCGGTGATCTCGCCGATCTCGTCGAGGAAGAGCGTGCCGCCGTCTGCCAGCTCGAAGCGCCCTTCCTTCCGGGCGATGGCGCCGGTGAAGGATCCCTTCTCGTGGCCGAAGAGCTCGCTCTCGAGGAGCGTCTCCGGCAGGGCCGCGCAATTGACCCGGATGAAGGGGCCGGCGGCGCGGCCGCTTCCCTCGTGGAGCGCCTCCGCCACCAGCTCCTTGCCGGTGCCGCTCTCGCCGAGGACGAGCACGGTGGCCCGCGAAGGCGCGGCGCGCTGCACCAGCTCGAAGACCTGTCGCATCGGCTCCGAAGCGCCGATGATCTTGGAGAGGCCCGCGGTGTCGCGGACGCGCTCGCGCAGGATCTCCACGTCGCGCTGCAGCTTGCGGCGCTCGAGGGCGCGGGTGAGCGAGACCACCACCGCGTCCATGTCGAGCGGCTTCTGCAGGTAGTTCTCGGCGCCCATCTTCATCGCCGCCACCGCGTCCTTCACGGTGCCGTGGGCGGTCATCATCACGAACGACGCGTCGACGCCGTCGCCGCGGGCGCGCTGGAGCAGGGTGAGGCCGTCCATGCGCGGCATGCGCACGTCCGCCAGGACGACGTCCGGCGCGAAGCCGGGGAGCAGGCGCAGGGCCTCTTCGCCGTCGGCGGCCTCCTGTACGTCGAAGCCCTCCTCGGCGAGGAGCTCGCGCAGCGCGGAGCGGGCGTTGGGCTCGTCGTCCACGACGAGGACGCGGGCTCCCTTCTTTTCAGCGGTCACGTTTCCTCCGTCCATCCCGGGCTGCCGTAGCAAGGAGCGGGCCGGATGCCCAATGCTGGCTGCAGGGGCATCGTAGGGGAGAACGGCGGAACGGCGACGCAATATTTGCGACTGAGGCCCGGGCAGACGAAAAGCCTGCACCGGGCGCGGAGTTTGCGCGATGAGGATCTCCACCGAGCGCTGGGTGCTGGCGGCGACCATCCTCGGCTCGAGCATGGTCTTCATCGACGGGACCGTGGTGAACGTGGCCCTGCCGGCGATCCAGCAGGCCTTCGACGCCACCGTCGGCGATCTGCAGTGGGTGGTGGAGAGCTACGCCCTGCTGCTCGCGGCGCTCATCCTCGTGGGCGGCGCGCTGGGAGACAAGGTCGGCAGGCGCAGGATCTTCGTGGCGGGGCTCGTCCTCTTCGCCGGCGCCTCGCTCTGGTGCGGCCTCTCTCCCTCCGTGGAGCAGCTCATCCTCGCCCGCGCCGTGCAGGGGATCGGCGGCGCGCTCCTCGCCCCGGCGAGCCTCGCGATCATCGCCGCCGAATTCCCCGACGAGGAGGCACGCGGCAAGGCGATCGGAACCTGGTCGGGCTTTACCGCGATCACCACGGCGATCGGCCCCCTCCTCGGCGGCTGGCTCGTCGACAACGCCTCCTGGCGCTGGGCCTTCCTGATCAACCTGCCGATCGCGCTGGTGGTGGGCTGGATCACGCTGCGCCACGTGCCCGAGAGCCGCGACCGCAGGGCCGGCGCGGTGGACTGGCCCGGCGGCACCCTCGCAGCCCTGGCGCTCGGCGCCCTGGTCTACGGCCTCGTCACCGCAGGCGAGCGGGGCTTCGCGCGGCCCGAGGTGGTGGTGGCGCTGCTGGCTGCGGGGATCGCCGGCGCCGCCTTCGTGTGGCGCGAGAAGTCGGCCCACGCGCCGATGGTCCCCTTCGGCCTCTTCCGCTCCCGCAACTTCAGCGGCGCCAACGCCCTCACCCTGCTCCTCTACGGCGCGCTCTACGGGATCCTCTTCTTCTTTCCCCTCGTCTTCATCCAGGTCCACGGCTACAGCGCCACCGCCGCCGGCGCTGCCATCGTCCCCTTCGCCGCGCTGCTCTTCCTGCTCTCGCGCTGGGCAGGCGGCCTCGTCGGCAAGGTGGGACCGCGGCTGCCGCTGGTGGTGGGTCCGTCGATCACCGGCGTCGGCTTCTTCCTCTTCTCCCTGCCCGGCCTCGGCGGCAGCTACTGGACCACCTTCTTTCCGGCGGTGCTGCTCGTCGGGATCGGGATGGGCGTCACCGTGGCGCCCCTCACCACCACGGTGATGACCTCGGTGGAGGAGCGGCACGCGGGCCTCGCCTCGGGGATCAACAACGCGGTGTCCCGGGTGGCGGCGGTGCTCGCCATCGCGGTGCTCGGCGCGATCGCCGCGGCCTCCTTCGGGCCC
Proteins encoded in this window:
- a CDS encoding MFS transporter, with amino-acid sequence MRISTERWVLAATILGSSMVFIDGTVVNVALPAIQQAFDATVGDLQWVVESYALLLAALILVGGALGDKVGRRRIFVAGLVLFAGASLWCGLSPSVEQLILARAVQGIGGALLAPASLAIIAAEFPDEEARGKAIGTWSGFTAITTAIGPLLGGWLVDNASWRWAFLINLPIALVVGWITLRHVPESRDRRAGAVDWPGGTLAALALGALVYGLVTAGERGFARPEVVVALLAAGIAGAAFVWREKSAHAPMVPFGLFRSRNFSGANALTLLLYGALYGILFFFPLVFIQVHGYSATAAGAAIVPFAALLFLLSRWAGGLVGKVGPRLPLVVGPSITGVGFFLFSLPGLGGSYWTTFFPAVLLVGIGMGVTVAPLTTTVMTSVEERHAGLASGINNAVSRVAAVLAIAVLGAIAAASFGPALQERIAPLDLPPAAAAQIRAQENRLAEIEVPQTLQPATQAQVEEAIDRSFVGAFRIVCWICAGLAFGSAAFAGLILEKRRRRGRENLLATCRSAEALAVHPAAPKRHPAYAGKLSRTEH
- a CDS encoding universal stress protein, which encodes MIQHILVAVDGSDGSKRAVGLARELATALQARVTLLHVIEPPASFPIEAYGLNRNQVYDVQLQGARALLAAIAAEMPGRVDQVVDSGSPAETICAQSEERDADLVLLGSRGMGTMGRWLLGSVSDRVVHLSKRPVTVVR
- a CDS encoding CBS domain-containing protein is translated as MVTRVRDLMTRDVVTLDVDESLLLADDVMRLGRIRHLPVVRGGTLVGLVSHRDMLRASVSSLAGLSRSEEASIKRAIPVRECMAREVVTVGPDETALGACKLILDRKLGCLPVVDDQRRLVGILTEADFVQLARRYLEEDRA
- a CDS encoding NAD(P)/FAD-dependent oxidoreductase, producing the protein MDANLVIEEKSPIRVAVVGGGVGGTLVANLIGRRLGERAAVELVTASPWHVYEPGLLYVPFDDLQQVDVQRPIRDLLRPEVSLVEEPAVAIDVAGKRLRMRSGLDLSWDYLVLATGTEFAAERLPGSAQGAHHFFTVEAAEKLHDALFRFTGGRIVVAAAELPHKHPQALLEFAFLLSDYCERNGLAGRTEIVFSSPADRCFWEPALARIAEKRFEERGIRFEPRLSPAAVLPDAKLLVARGGREIPYDLLVMAPPQRGVELVRRSGLGNTDGWLPTDPETLRLRGVRDVWVLGDCSDLAVSRAPSAADHQARVVAEAIAADYEGRSPRRSLAVYDGSVQFFVEMGDGQAAFLDADYEHPASVQEPSKAIAAGRRAFDRAYWQLIPTGLA
- a CDS encoding cytochrome c, which encodes MRRAILPALSLLLLLGAAPQVPEKQQHDAPRMRQPAHLPAGARMLLLERMGNHRVDMTRLNFAVLFLEHETAERLARRIAAEPRLAEPVGDGGAELNSLVPPRFFELQDELKERALQLADAAARGNDGAIAKAYGSLTETCVRCHAAYLDERP
- a CDS encoding FAD-dependent oxidoreductase encodes the protein MAKKIVVVGGVAAGASAAAKARRDDEHAEIVVLEKGPYVSFANCGLPYFVSGEIEGRDELLLQTPESLRSRMALDVRVHHEAVAVHADRREVEVVDHASGTRQTIGYDELVLAPGARPIVPPLPGVKSTNVHLLRTVPDADALRAALDAGARRAVVIGGGFIGLEAAEGLRHRGLEVTLVEKAPQVLPPVDPEMAAPVADELVRLGIDLRLGVGATRFVTAGDRAIAAELEDGSLIEADLFLLSIGVRPNVELAVAAGCALGPTGAIAVDERMATSVPGIWAAGDAVEMRHLVGDAPVWIALAGPANRQGRVAGANTVGGDLRFRGALGTAIVRVGRLTAASTGLSEKACARGGIECRVTWNRHGHHAGYFPGAQPLTLKLVSDKKTGRLLGAQAVGAEGVDKRIDVVATALHGGLSVADLEDLDLAYAPPFGAARDPIHQAAMTHHNLQKGVLSGLTPSEALERLHALQVVDVRNPGERAGGMLAGAIGIPLTELRERIGELEPAKETLVYCAGGQRSAFAARVLRQRGFAQVHTLVGGWAAYGMFEAARMHAAPRAPAAAAS
- a CDS encoding sigma-54-dependent transcriptional regulator translates to MDGGNVTAEKKGARVLVVDDEPNARSALRELLAEEGFDVQEAADGEEALRLLPGFAPDVVLADVRMPRMDGLTLLQRARGDGVDASFVMMTAHGTVKDAVAAMKMGAENYLQKPLDMDAVVVSLTRALERRKLQRDVEILRERVRDTAGLSKIIGASEPMRQVFELVQRAAPSRATVLVLGESGTGKELVAEALHEGSGRAAGPFIRVNCAALPETLLESELFGHEKGSFTGAIARKEGRFELADGGTLFLDEIGEITAPVQVKLLRFLQNREFDRVGGTKTIKVDVRVVAATNKDLLAEVKAGRFREDLYYRLNVVQIEMPPLRRRKTDLPALVDHFVRKYGALYEKPGARMSREAFQAVLAYDWPGNVRELENAIERAVVLSPDGELLPSHLPPAVAEVRRDGARQLIPGATLAEIEKEAILRTLEVVDGSTSRAAEILGISVRTIQYRLKEYGVRSADTRDEHP